Proteins encoded in a region of the Cydia pomonella isolate Wapato2018A chromosome 3, ilCydPomo1, whole genome shotgun sequence genome:
- the LOC133515832 gene encoding uncharacterized protein LOC133515832 isoform X2 has translation MALPDRNEITTQNPEELPEWVSIYFLKKDNNAQRCNICETVVQASEKSLDLLDHLKRSHAEVIELHKNPDSTVGFRIEFLQLNVLNEDGAEKTQPVILGEVCEGPTEEVVSEKTITLSDCEPTNVQYVLIPRKRKYKSDHESRKRSWVWKYFDKLSTIIFRCNICNVVLSIKGCNTNNMNRHVRTRHPNIYQVEVGGKGEVDSILDLREVETPYAVKTEEITDKDYDDGSVESPDKKAHRSWVWSYFKKLSGTQAQCKLCNRNISHGGNATGNMNRHIKMIHKEVYTKVADENSWVWKVFESDEDEFYSCKICQFKCTKYANIDKSVLCILKHLKADHGVVSGDQIITSVDCDTEHH, from the exons ATGGCCTTGCCCGATCGAAATGAGATAA CAACCCAGAACCCAGAAGAACTGCCTGAATGGGTGTCAATATATTTTCTGAAGAAGGATAACAATGCCCAACGATGCAACATATGCGAGACAGTGGTCCAAGCTTCAGAGAAGTCCCTGGATCTCCTAGACCATTTAAAAAGAAGTCATGCGGAAGTAATAGAATTACACAAAAACCCGGATTCAACAGTGGGGTTTCGCATAGAGTTCCTTCAGTTAAATGTTCTCAATGAAGACGGTGCGGAGAAGACTCAGCCGGTGATCTTGGGTGAGGTCTGCGAAGGGCCTACAGAGGAGGTTGTTAGCGAAAAGACCATCACTCTGTCGGACTGTGAACCAACAAATGTTCAGTATGTCCTCATCCCAAGGAAGAGGAAATATAAAAGTGATCATG AGTCCCGGAAACGCAGCTGGGTGTGGAAATACTTCGACAAGTTGAGCACCATCATCTTCCGCTGTAACATCTGCAACGTCGTGCTGTCTATCAAG GGTTGCAACACCAACAATATGAACCGCCACGTCCGTACTCGCCATCCGAACATCTACCAAGTCGAAGTGGGGGGCAAGGGGGAAGTGGACTCTATCCTGGACCTTCGAGAAGTGGAGACACCCTACGCTGTGAAGACAGAAGAAATCACAGACAAGGACTATGATGACGGGAGTGTTG AGAGCCCCGACAAGAAGGCCCACCGAAGCTGGGTATGGTCCTACTTCAAGAAGCTGAGCGGAACTCAGGCCCAGTGCAAACTGTGCAACCGAAACATTTCTCACGGCGGCAACGCCACCGGCAACATGAACAGACACATCAAGATGATACACAAGGAGGTTTACACTAAGGTTGCAG ACGAAAACAGCTGGGTCTGGAAAGTGTTCGAAAGCGACGAAGACGAGTTCTACTCCTGCAAGATCTGCCAGTTCAAGTGCACCAAATACGCCAACATCGACAAGTCTGTCCTCTGCATCCTCAAGCATTTGAAGGCGGACCACGGCGTGGTGTCTGGCGACCAGATTATTACTAGTGTGGATTGTGACACCGAGCATCATTGA
- the LOC133515832 gene encoding uncharacterized protein LOC133515832 isoform X1, with amino-acid sequence MALPDRNEITTQNPEELPEWVSIYFLKKDNNAQRCNICETVVQASEKSLDLLDHLKRSHAEVIELHKNPDSTVGFRIEFLQLNVLNEDGAEKTQPVILGEVCEGPTEEVVSEKTITLSDCEPTNVQYVLIPRKRKYKSDHESRKRSWVWKYFDKLSTIIFRCNICNVVLSIKGCNTNNMNRHVRTRHPNIYQVEVGGKGEVDSILDLREVETPYAVKTEEITDKDYDDGSVVESPDKKAHRSWVWSYFKKLSGTQAQCKLCNRNISHGGNATGNMNRHIKMIHKEVYTKVADENSWVWKVFESDEDEFYSCKICQFKCTKYANIDKSVLCILKHLKADHGVVSGDQIITSVDCDTEHH; translated from the exons ATGGCCTTGCCCGATCGAAATGAGATAA CAACCCAGAACCCAGAAGAACTGCCTGAATGGGTGTCAATATATTTTCTGAAGAAGGATAACAATGCCCAACGATGCAACATATGCGAGACAGTGGTCCAAGCTTCAGAGAAGTCCCTGGATCTCCTAGACCATTTAAAAAGAAGTCATGCGGAAGTAATAGAATTACACAAAAACCCGGATTCAACAGTGGGGTTTCGCATAGAGTTCCTTCAGTTAAATGTTCTCAATGAAGACGGTGCGGAGAAGACTCAGCCGGTGATCTTGGGTGAGGTCTGCGAAGGGCCTACAGAGGAGGTTGTTAGCGAAAAGACCATCACTCTGTCGGACTGTGAACCAACAAATGTTCAGTATGTCCTCATCCCAAGGAAGAGGAAATATAAAAGTGATCATG AGTCCCGGAAACGCAGCTGGGTGTGGAAATACTTCGACAAGTTGAGCACCATCATCTTCCGCTGTAACATCTGCAACGTCGTGCTGTCTATCAAG GGTTGCAACACCAACAATATGAACCGCCACGTCCGTACTCGCCATCCGAACATCTACCAAGTCGAAGTGGGGGGCAAGGGGGAAGTGGACTCTATCCTGGACCTTCGAGAAGTGGAGACACCCTACGCTGTGAAGACAGAAGAAATCACAGACAAGGACTATGATGACGGGAGTGTTG TAGAGAGCCCCGACAAGAAGGCCCACCGAAGCTGGGTATGGTCCTACTTCAAGAAGCTGAGCGGAACTCAGGCCCAGTGCAAACTGTGCAACCGAAACATTTCTCACGGCGGCAACGCCACCGGCAACATGAACAGACACATCAAGATGATACACAAGGAGGTTTACACTAAGGTTGCAG ACGAAAACAGCTGGGTCTGGAAAGTGTTCGAAAGCGACGAAGACGAGTTCTACTCCTGCAAGATCTGCCAGTTCAAGTGCACCAAATACGCCAACATCGACAAGTCTGTCCTCTGCATCCTCAAGCATTTGAAGGCGGACCACGGCGTGGTGTCTGGCGACCAGATTATTACTAGTGTGGATTGTGACACCGAGCATCATTGA